CAGACCATAGGCACCTTCGCGAAGCGCCGTGGGCACCGCTCGCATCGCGTCTTCGGACAAACTGCACACCATCGGCAAACAGAGAATTCCGACGGCGATGCCGGCGCTGGTGGCGTTGAACGTATCGAACGCGCCGCCGGTCATCCATTGCAGCGAGGGGCTGATCACCAGGATCGCGAAGTACCCCAGAACCACCGTCGGGATTCCGGCGATGATTTCCAGCGTCGGCTTCAACGTTTTTCGAACGCGAGTACCGGCGAACTCGGACAAGTAAATTGCCGTGATCAAACCCAGTGGAAGTGCGATGATCATCGCGATGAATGTGACGCGAAGCGTACCGCTCAAAAGCGGCCAGATCCCGAACTTGGCGTTCGCCAAATTCTGGCTTTGCAGTGCGGTCCACTCGCTGCCGGTGAAAAAATCCGTCAACGAGACGTGCTCGCTTTGGAAGAAATTCCAGCTCTGGCTGACCAACATCGCAACGATGCAGACAGTTATCAACACCGTCGTCAATCCACAAGCAGCCAAGAACGCAACCACACACCGCTCGCGAAACTCGCTTGACGCGGTCGAACGGAAATTGCGTTTCTGAAGCGCCGCCGGAAGCGACGAATCTTTCGAGGCTGGCATCGCTAGTTCTATTCTAGGTTTTCGGCTGTATACAACTCGGCAAAGGTTCCCTCGCGGGTTTTACCTTGGCCGTCGATGAAGTGAGTCCCGGTCGCAACCGAATCATAATTTTCGAGCGTTCGTTCGAACACGTCATCGGGCAGTTGCACGTAATCGACTTTGCCTTCCGCACAAAACGTCGAAACGTTTTCCAGATAGAAGTCGACGAACGTTTGCACCTCGGCGCGGTTGAGCGATTGGGCGTTGACGTAGATGAACAACGGACGGCTGAACGGCGCATACTTACCCGAGGCGATGTTCTCGGTCGTCGGCAAGGTCGGTTCGTTCGTTTCGGGGTTCACGATCGGCACGGCCTGAAGAATCTTTGCGTTCTGGGTGTAGTAGGCGACGCCGAAGAACCCGATCGAAAACTTGTTGCCGGCAACGCCTTGAACCAAAACGTTGTCGTCTTCGTTCAGCGTCATGTCGCCGCGTAGTTCGTTGTCACCTGCCGTAACTTCCTTGACATAGTCATAGGTTCCCGATCC
The sequence above is a segment of the Rubripirellula tenax genome. Coding sequences within it:
- the pstC gene encoding phosphate ABC transporter permease subunit PstC, which codes for MPASKDSSLPAALQKRNFRSTASSEFRERCVVAFLAACGLTTVLITVCIVAMLVSQSWNFFQSEHVSLTDFFTGSEWTALQSQNLANAKFGIWPLLSGTLRVTFIAMIIALPLGLITAIYLSEFAGTRVRKTLKPTLEIIAGIPTVVLGYFAILVISPSLQWMTGGAFDTFNATSAGIAVGILCLPMVCSLSEDAMRAVPTALREGAYGLGCTPFETAVKVVVPAALSGIISAFLLAFSRAIGETMVVALAAGTRATATLDPREQSQTMTGFIVEMIKSENEYGTVQYFSLYAVAVTLFVITFGMTLLGQLIRRRYQESYQ